Proteins encoded within one genomic window of Arachis ipaensis cultivar K30076 chromosome B08, Araip1.1, whole genome shotgun sequence:
- the LOC107610708 gene encoding protein FAR1-RELATED SEQUENCE 5-like, translating into MAEADASQMNNMKDAGISTPHIYAMLANQAGGYENVNYTLRDMYNEISRSQLDYEIFGDVLAFDAIYKKNKYLCSVVVFFGVNHHNQTVVFGSALVTDENKEVYVWLLQQLLAAMKGKTPISVITDGASLMKFAIEAVFLNSHHRLCAWHLIRNATSNVGNPKFTSMFKKCMLGDYEISVFEQK; encoded by the exons ATGGCAGAAGCTGATGCTAGTCAAATGAACAACATGAAGGATGCAGGCATTAGCACACCCCATATATATGCTATGTTAGCTAATCAAGCAGGTGGTTATGAGAATGTTAATTATACCTTAAGGGATATGTATAATGAGATTTCTAG AAGCCAATTAGATTATGAGATATTTGGAGATGTGCTTGCTTTTGATGCAATATACAAGAAGAACAAATACTTGTGTTCGGTAGTAGTATTTTTCGGTGTGAATCATCACAACCAAACAGTGGTATTTGGAAGTGCTCTAGTTACCGATGAGAATAAGGAGGTCTACGTGTGGTTATTACAACAACTATTGGCAGCTATGAAGGGAAAAACACCTATATCTGTGATTACAGATGGTGCTTCATTAATGAAGTTTGCAATTGAGGCGGTATTCCTAAATTCTCATCATAGATTATGTGCTTGGCACCTCATTCGGAATGCCACAAGTAATGTTGGAAACCCAAAATTCACTTCTATGTTTAAGAAGTGTATGCTAGGAGATTATGAGATTAGTGTGTTTGAGCAGAAGTAG